Proteins encoded in a region of the Leishmania infantum JPCM5 genome chromosome 5 genome:
- a CDS encoding putative ATP-dependent RNA helicase: MQPHPSWRVYVGDDVDVGGTGGTAAAAADQTNTHASPNMEEDVARLLDSAFARRARYTLQTLPARIRQQPSAAPSPVLRWLLQHSVDEGQRKKEQAGTAPGATDKPSATPASALSPTVAATSGCVSAAAAATSALARRGVGPKDPLVQRLLKKQQKTASSASAATSATSAAPSSATNATASTVISGSTTAPMSCASHWTQRPFSAMTSTSWKVFRQQLGITVELVAPAQPPTETSGASAAQPSSFVKTLPPADTLPAIRCWEEAQLPLSLGLCVTHAYALPTAVQAQCVPLALLPRPAPLVTGTNSGGVAGAATATVLGMDILAVAETGSGKTAAYLVPLLHHVLCRAPKLLGHPDRISLGPLSLVIVPTRELAEQVTASFLQLCGQAPAASMYNSGGGHISQDTIRAWETHELDVSGASGHDRASSVAAAGAARNHLSELRVVKVVGGENRDAQYAALARGAHCVVGTVGQLQVLLEDRLLSLGNTQFVVMDEADRMIDEQQEERLTAVLERCPQPRQTVMFTATLSVACAAVAKRYLAKAGYYLVRTPYRCASICQSFELVADTGASVTGTAEGPVPAASGAATATAEGRQKKPSRQQGHTEKGEPQPPQRQRLLHPLIHAQKFVRLVAWLVYGTGPIIVFANEKSTCDALWEELRAEAEHLDAQQEYYTIEDIVGPPPDGLSFREDTAVGQGATSSSVAARRTPTLANLTSVAVVHSELSQTERRSLVAQFQRRQRHVLITTDLLARGLDVAGVTLVINYDVPWAASASPSDAVTLYIHRIGRTGRAGSTGVAVTFVTLPAAMVQRAEEVAREEARDAAPKPPEGRTKPPSAAPRVYGDEDDDLAALGELFDGDTRNVCMAGAAALSTTAADNASGRRRRRGDDDSDDTEVDSSNDSDDDNDDEDTKKEGATGNTSNTANHNGNGMRKPPRKRRKRSVATFASDVAVLRPLWSFLVECAEGEGCRDGAAALRRGTYAKISVPAALGCIMAQLSATSQYGRITL; the protein is encoded by the coding sequence ATGCAGCCGCATCCGTCATGGCGTGTCTACGTCGGCGATGACGTCGACGTTGGCGGCACTGGTGgtactgctgccgctgctgcggaccAGACGAACACTCACGCATCGCCCAACATGGAGGAGGATGTGGCGCGCTTGCTCGACTCGGCGTTCGCGCGGCGTGCCCGCTATACCCTACAGACCCTCCCAGCGAGGATTCGCCAGCAGCCATCTGCCGCGCCGTCCCccgtgctgcgctggctgctgcagcacagtgTGGACGAAgggcagagaaagaaggagcAGGCAGGAACGGCGCCCGGTGCGACGGACAAACCTAGTGCCACTCCTGCGTCTGCGCTGTCGCCCACCGTTGCTGCAACATCAGGATGCGtttcggcagcagcagcagcgacgtcagCGCTAGCGCGCCGCGGTGTCGGACCGAAGGACCCGCTGGTTCAGCGCCTCCTgaagaagcagcagaagaCAGCTTCGTCTGCGTCCGCAGCAACGTCAGCCACGTCCGCCGCGCCAAGCAGTGCCACGAATGCCACCGCCTCAACCGTtatcagcggcagcacaacCGCGCCCATGTCGTGTGCCTCGCACTGGACGCAACGCCCCTTCTCTGCCATGACGTCCACCAGCTGGAAGGTATTCCGGCAGCAGCTGGGCATCACCGTCGAGCTGgtggcgcctgcgcagccgcccACAGAGaccagcggcgccagcgccgcacagCCAAGCAGTTTTGTCAAGACGTTGCCGCCAGCCGACACGCTACCGGCGATCCGCTGCTGGGAGGAAGCCCAGCTGCCGCTTTCGCTTGGCCTGTGCGTCACGCACGCGTACGCGCtgccgacggcggtgcaggcgcagTGCGTGCCGCTCGCACTTCTCCCGCGGCCCGCGCCTTTGGTCACGGGCACGAACAGTGGCGGTGTGGCTGGTGCGGCTACGGCGACGGTGCTTGGCATGGACATCCTCGCAGTAGCGGAGACCGGTAGCGGCAAGACCGCGGCGTAcctcgtgccgctgctgcaccacgtgCTGTGCCGTGCACCGAAGCTGCTGGGCCACCCCGACCGGATCTCACTGGGGCCGCTGAGCTTGGTGATTGTGCCGACGCGTGAGCTGGCAGAACAGGTGACGGCGTCCTTTCTGCAGTTGTGCGGCCAGGCGCCGGCTGCCTCCATGTACAACAGCGGCGGGGGCCACATCTCGCAGGACACCATCCGCGCCTGGGAGACGCACGAGTTGGATGTGAGTGGCGCCAGTGGTCACGATCGTGCGTCCTCTGTGGccgcggcgggggcggcgcgAAACCATCTCAGCGAGCTGCGCGTGGTCAAGGTGGTTGGTGGCGAGAATCGCGATGCTCAGTACGCCGCCCTGGCACGCGGCGCGCACTGCGTCGTCGGCACGGTGGGCCAGCTGCAAGTACTTCTCGAGGACCGCCTGCTCTCGCTCGGCAACACGCAGTTCGTCGTGATGGACGAGGCAGATCGGATGATCGatgagcagcaggaggagcggctTACTGCAGTCCTAGAGCGGtgcccgcagccgcggcagacAGTCATGTTCACAGCGACGCTGAGCGTGGCCtgcgcggcagtggcgaagCGCTACCTCGCCAAGGCCGGCTATTACCTGGTGCGCACACCGTACCGGTGCGCCTCGATCTGCCAGTCCTTCGAGCTGGTCGCCGACACCGGCGCCTCAGTCACGGGGACTGCAGAGGGCCCCGTCCCCGCCGCGTCtggcgctgccacagcgacggcagaggGGCGGCAAAAGAAGCCGTCTCGGCAACAAGGACACACCGAGAAGGGCGAGCCGcaaccgccgcagcggcagcgtctgctGCACCCTCTTATACACGCCCAGAAGTTTGTGCGGTTGGTGGCGTGGCTCGTCTACGGCACCGGCCCGATCATCGTCTTCGCCAACGAAAAGTCGACGTGCGACGCGCTGTGGGAGGAGCTGCGTGCCGAGGCGGAGCACCTGGACGCACAGCAGGAATACTACACAATCGAGGACATTGTCGGCCCGCCGCCGGACGGCTTGTCGTTTCGCGAAGACACCGCGGTTGGTCAAGGGGCAACGTCGtccagcgtggcggcgcggcgcacgccgaCGTTGGCGAACCTAACCTCCGTTGCCGTGGTGCACTCGGAGCTGTCGCAGACGGAGCGGCGCTCTCTCGTGGCGCAGTTCcagcggcgtcagcggcacGTTCTCATCACGACAGACCTTCTCGCTCGTGGCCTTGACGTGGCGGGGGTGACGCTTGTGATCAACTACGACGTGCCGTGGGCAGCCTCTGCCTCGCCGAGCGACGCTGTGACGCTCTACATCCACCGCATCGGGCGTACCGGCCGTGCAGGCTccaccggcgtcgccgtaACTTTCGTGACGTTGCCTGCCGCGATGGTACAACGGgccgaggaggtggcgagggaggaggcgagggacGCTGCGCCGAAGCCGCCTGAAGGCCGCACGAAACCGCCCAGCGCAGCACCCCGCGTGTAtggcgacgaggatgacgacctcgccgccctcggtGAGCTCTTCGACGGCGACACGCGTAATGTCTGTATGgcaggggcagcggcgctatccaccactgccgcagaTAATGCCAgcggccgtcgtcgccgccgcggtgacgacgacagcgacgacacaGAAGTggacagcagcaacgacagcgatgacgacAACGATGATGAGGACACCAAGAAGGAGGGCGCCACCGGAAATACGAGCAACACCGCGAATCACAACGGCAATGGCATGCGGAAGCCGCCGAGGAAGCGCCGCAAGCGCTCGGTCGCCACCTTCGCCAGCGAcgtcgcggtgctgcggccccTCTGGTCCTTCCTCGTCGAGTGTGCCGAGGGCGAGGGATGCCGCGatggagcggcggcgctgcggcgcggcacatACGCAAAGATCAGTGTtccggcggcgctggggtGCATCATGGCGCAGCTCTCTGCCACCTCCCAGTACGGCCGCATTACCCTGTGA